The Microvirga thermotolerans sequence CGTTGTACCAGGTCAGGCCCGGGCGGGGCCGGATGCCGGCCGTGGAGCCCACGTTGATGAAGACGCCTCCGCCGCCCTGGCGCATCACCGGCACCGCGGCCTGCGCGAAGAGGTAGATCGACTTCACGTTGACGGCGAAGATCCGGTCGAACTCCGCCTCGTCCACCTCCAGCATCGGCCGGTTGCGGTGGCTGATGCCGGCGTTGTTCACCACGATGTCGAGCCGGCCGAAGGCGTCGAGGGTCTTCTTCACCGCATCCTTCACGTCGGCGGCCTTCGAGACGTCGGCGGCCAGGCCGATGGCGGCGGCGCCGATGCGGCCGGCGGCGGCCTTCGCAGCGTCCTCCTTGATGTCGACGATGGCGACCTTCGCGCCCTCCGCCGCGAACTTCTCGACGATTCCCAGACCGAAGCCGGAGCCGGCGCCCGTGACGAGCGCCACCTTGCCTTCGAGGCGTTTCATCTTCTTCCCCTTGTGACGATGTGAGACTTACCCGTGCGCGATCACGAGCGTCCTGGTGGTGGTGAATTCCACGAGGCCCTCGA is a genomic window containing:
- a CDS encoding glucose 1-dehydrogenase; its protein translation is MKRLEGKVALVTGAGSGFGLGIVEKFAAEGAKVAIVDIKEDAAKAAAGRIGAAAIGLAADVSKAADVKDAVKKTLDAFGRLDIVVNNAGISHRNRPMLEVDEAEFDRIFAVNVKSIYLFAQAAVPVMRQGGGGVFINVGSTAGIRPRPGLTWYNGTKGAVHTLTKSMAVELAPDRIRVCALAPVAGETPLLATFMGEDTPQKREQFINSIPLGRFSKPEDIANAALYLASDEASMITGVVLEVDGGRCI